A genome region from Camelina sativa cultivar DH55 chromosome 10, Cs, whole genome shotgun sequence includes the following:
- the LOC104717876 gene encoding uncharacterized protein LOC104717876 isoform X3, with the protein MQCLSLQALPWKPIPVVSSEIHVLNPKQVNEFSSLYRRTRNWRIRGLSEENVANSSGDGGDLNKSLFGIARNQVEELLSREENKGLLDGLEKASLRVEIAKRELEEIERQETEAKLLQDYVNQLQSRASEIAECQQEIIAARSMVEEAERALSLADTAAIGSSEKSYSINKDKERIESAKAAVIAAAVGTIAETPFALSQVSSIEQLVLPLGVAFASCALFGVTFRYAVRRDLDDSHLKSGAVAAFGFVKEDRR; encoded by the exons ATGCAATGTTTATCTCTGCAAGCGCTGCCATGGAAACCAATTCCAGTGGTTTCATCAGAGATTCATGTTTTGAACCCCAAACAAGTGAACGAGTTCAGTTCTCTGTATCGCAGAACTCGAAACTGGAGAATTAGAGGTTTATCGGAAGAGAATGTAGCTAATTCGAGTGGTGACGGCGGAGATTTGAACAAGTCGTTGTTTGGTATCGCGAGAAACCAAGTGGAGGAGCTCCTGAGCAGAGAAGAGAACAAGGGTTTGCTTGATGGTCTTGAAAAAGCTTCGTTGAGAGTGGAGATTGCCAAGAGAGAGCTCGAAGAGATAGAGAGGCAAGAGACTGAGGCGAAATTGCTACAGGATTATGTTAATCAGCTTCAATCTAGAGCCTCAGAG ATCGCAGAATGCCAGCAGGAGATCATAGCAGCAAGATCAATGGTTGAGGAAGCAGAACGTGCCTTGTCTTTAGCAGATACGGCGGCAATTGGAAGTTCAGAGAAAAGTTATTCGATCAATAAAGACAAGGAGAGAATAGAATCAGCAAAAGCAGCAGTAATCGCAGCTGCGGTTGGGACCATTGCGGAAACCCCGTTTGCTCTTTCTCAGGTCTCAAGCATCGAGCAGCTTGTTCTTCCCCTAGGAGTAGCGTTTGCAAGCTGTGCATTGTTTGGAGTCACATTCAGGTATGCAGTCAGAAGAGACTTGGATGATAGTCATCTCAAGTCAGGAGCTGTTGCAGCCTTTGGGTTTGTGAAAG AGGACCGCCGTTAG
- the LOC104717876 gene encoding uncharacterized protein LOC104717876 isoform X2, with translation MQCLSLQALPWKPIPVVSSEIHVLNPKQVNEFSSLYRRTRNWRIRGLSEENVANSSGDGGDLNKSLFGIARNQVEELLSREENKGLLDGLEKASLRVEIAKRELEEIERQETEAKLLQDYVNQLQSRASEIAECQQEIIAARSMVEEAERALSLADTAAIGSSEKSYSINKDKERIESAKAAVIAAAVGTIAETPFALSQVSSIEQLVLPLGVAFASCALFGVTFRYAVRRDLDDSHLKSGAVAAFGFVKGNNKYFWKKT, from the exons ATGCAATGTTTATCTCTGCAAGCGCTGCCATGGAAACCAATTCCAGTGGTTTCATCAGAGATTCATGTTTTGAACCCCAAACAAGTGAACGAGTTCAGTTCTCTGTATCGCAGAACTCGAAACTGGAGAATTAGAGGTTTATCGGAAGAGAATGTAGCTAATTCGAGTGGTGACGGCGGAGATTTGAACAAGTCGTTGTTTGGTATCGCGAGAAACCAAGTGGAGGAGCTCCTGAGCAGAGAAGAGAACAAGGGTTTGCTTGATGGTCTTGAAAAAGCTTCGTTGAGAGTGGAGATTGCCAAGAGAGAGCTCGAAGAGATAGAGAGGCAAGAGACTGAGGCGAAATTGCTACAGGATTATGTTAATCAGCTTCAATCTAGAGCCTCAGAG ATCGCAGAATGCCAGCAGGAGATCATAGCAGCAAGATCAATGGTTGAGGAAGCAGAACGTGCCTTGTCTTTAGCAGATACGGCGGCAATTGGAAGTTCAGAGAAAAGTTATTCGATCAATAAAGACAAGGAGAGAATAGAATCAGCAAAAGCAGCAGTAATCGCAGCTGCGGTTGGGACCATTGCGGAAACCCCGTTTGCTCTTTCTCAGGTCTCAAGCATCGAGCAGCTTGTTCTTCCCCTAGGAGTAGCGTTTGCAAGCTGTGCATTGTTTGGAGTCACATTCAGGTATGCAGTCAGAAGAGACTTGGATGATAGTCATCTCAAGTCAGGAGCTGTTGCAGCCTTTGGGTTTGTGAAAGGTAATAACAAATACTTTTGG aaaaagacttga
- the LOC104717876 gene encoding uncharacterized protein LOC104717876 isoform X1: MQCLSLQALPWKPIPVVSSEIHVLNPKQVNEFSSLYRRTRNWRIRGLSEENVANSSGDGGDLNKSLFGIARNQVEELLSREENKGLLDGLEKASLRVEIAKRELEEIERQETEAKLLQDYVNQLQSRASEIAECQQEIIAARSMVEEAERALSLADTAAIGSSEKSYSINKDKERIESAKAAVIAAAVGTIAETPFALSQVSSIEQLVLPLGVAFASCALFGVTFRYAVRRDLDDSHLKSGAVAAFGFVKGLGMLSRGPPLELSWESLFAHGIGSAVLVSQSVLIFAFASVALDFCFKMKLLRPFPSSD; this comes from the exons ATGCAATGTTTATCTCTGCAAGCGCTGCCATGGAAACCAATTCCAGTGGTTTCATCAGAGATTCATGTTTTGAACCCCAAACAAGTGAACGAGTTCAGTTCTCTGTATCGCAGAACTCGAAACTGGAGAATTAGAGGTTTATCGGAAGAGAATGTAGCTAATTCGAGTGGTGACGGCGGAGATTTGAACAAGTCGTTGTTTGGTATCGCGAGAAACCAAGTGGAGGAGCTCCTGAGCAGAGAAGAGAACAAGGGTTTGCTTGATGGTCTTGAAAAAGCTTCGTTGAGAGTGGAGATTGCCAAGAGAGAGCTCGAAGAGATAGAGAGGCAAGAGACTGAGGCGAAATTGCTACAGGATTATGTTAATCAGCTTCAATCTAGAGCCTCAGAG ATCGCAGAATGCCAGCAGGAGATCATAGCAGCAAGATCAATGGTTGAGGAAGCAGAACGTGCCTTGTCTTTAGCAGATACGGCGGCAATTGGAAGTTCAGAGAAAAGTTATTCGATCAATAAAGACAAGGAGAGAATAGAATCAGCAAAAGCAGCAGTAATCGCAGCTGCGGTTGGGACCATTGCGGAAACCCCGTTTGCTCTTTCTCAGGTCTCAAGCATCGAGCAGCTTGTTCTTCCCCTAGGAGTAGCGTTTGCAAGCTGTGCATTGTTTGGAGTCACATTCAGGTATGCAGTCAGAAGAGACTTGGATGATAGTCATCTCAAGTCAGGAGCTGTTGCAGCCTTTGGGTTTGTGAAAG GACTTGGTATGTTGAGCAGAGGGCCGCCGTTAGAGCTGAGCTGGGAAAGCTTGTTTGCACATGGGATAGGCAGCGCCGTTTTAGTGTCTCAGAGTGTTTTGATATTTGCGTTTGCGTCCGTAGCTTTGGACTTCTGTTTCAAAATGAAGCTCTTGAGACCATTTCCTAGCTCTGACTAG
- the LOC109126786 gene encoding uncharacterized protein LOC109126786, producing MCQIESEEGVKNVNEIIAVDGMDCVMMGPRDLSASLGILNDPANPKLKSVMRMAEKAVLDSDPANGGAYLAGMATAQDKALDLKARGYHVVLGSTDVSLYKKAVVDEVNAFKA from the exons ATGTGCCAG ATAGAATCAGAGGAAGGTGTGAAGAATGTGAATGAGATCATAGCCGTTGATGGGATGGACTGTGTGATGATGGGGCCAAGAGATCTGAGTGCGAGCTTGGGGATACTTAACGATCCAGCAAACCCTAAGTTGAAGTCCGTCATGAGGATGGCGGAGAAGGCGGTTTTGGACTCTGATCCGGCGAATGGAGGAGCTTACTTGGCTGGGATGGCGACGGCTCAGGACAAAGCGCTTGATCTCAAGGCACGAGGGTATCACGTGGTGCTCGGGTCAACTGATGTTTCATTGTATAAGAAGGCTGTGGTTGATGAGGTCAACGCCTTTAAGGCTTAA